The Pectobacterium parmentieri genome segment GGCCTCCACCATTTCTGCTCCTGTGTGAATACTCTACCGTCGAATTGATCTTCATCCTCTGCCCATAAAACCAATTCTTAGCCATAAACCCACGCTCATACGTAATCTTTGAGTCGCCATTCGCCGCGTTTTATAGGTGTCGTTGACCAATCTCTGTTTCTTCTGGAGGGGGAGTGGTTTCTTTACTTAGCGATTAATAATTGCGCCAATTATTACGACTCGTGTTTTTATCACGGGATATACTATTAATGATGCTATCAATGCGATTGTTATAAATGATAAACGGAAGGCAATAAACGAATGGGATGAAATGGTTTTTCATTTTTTTCTTATGTCAAAAAAATACAATTTGTTACAAGTCTTATTCAATTAATACGTTAAAACGAGAATGAAAACAAAGGCCGATAATATTATCGGCGCAGTGTATTAATGCCAGCTTTTTACACGTCTCGTTAGGGATTAACGGACGTATCGCCATACTGCGGTAGGAACTTTGTCGTAGAGTTTGTTCATCGTCAACTCTGCGAGGCGATGATCGGCTGCAGAAAAGAACATCTCCAGTTCATCATTGGAGAGTTCATACTTGTTTTTTTCAATAACGCGTTCGAGAGTGTCAATCGTTGTGCATTTACGCAAACGCATCAAATAGTCGATTTTTTTCATAATGGCCTATGCAAACAGTACCTGGTGGTTAAAATTTATATAAATAAATTATTGCTTAAGTTTTAGCAGGCGTACAGACGTTCTCCCCTGAGAACATTCCGAATAATTTTGCTTTGGACTTCTGCCAGCGTCGTAGTTCAGCGTCATTAATACCATAGTTGCTAAACAAGACGTAAGTATCATCCAAATATTTTTCAACCTGCTCTGAGAGCTCACTTTCGTTAGGGTATTTTATTTTAAATGTGAGAATAAACGTAGCGATATGCTCAATAAGCTCATTTAATTGGAGATTGATCGCAGAAGTTGGATCATTGACCCAGCCGTGACTGCTATCGCCTAACGTTGCTATGCTCTCATCACACAGATTCTCA includes the following:
- a CDS encoding HHA domain-containing protein; this translates as MKKIDYLMRLRKCTTIDTLERVIEKNKYELSNDELEMFFSAADHRLAELTMNKLYDKVPTAVWRYVR
- the tomB gene encoding Hha toxicity modulator TomB, with product MDEYTPKHYDIAQLRFLCENLCDESIATLGDSSHGWVNDPTSAINLQLNELIEHIATFILTFKIKYPNESELSEQVEKYLDDTYVLFSNYGINDAELRRWQKSKAKLFGMFSGENVCTPAKT